A single region of the Oceanotoga teriensis genome encodes:
- the tuf gene encoding elongation factor Tu has translation MAKEKFIRDKVHMNIGTIGHIDHGKTTLTAAITKAMSLKGGADFTPFDMIDKAPEERARGITISVTHVEYQTAKRHYAHIDCPGHADYIKNMITGAAQMDGGILVVAATDGVMPQTREHVLLARQVNVPALVVFINKVDMVDDEELIDLVEMEVRDLLSSYEFPGDDLPVVRGSALKALEEDSADGEWMQHIYELMDEVDNYFPEPERAADQPFLMPVEDIFTITGRGTVVTGRVERGTIHPSDEIEIVGNSAETHKTVCTGVEMFRKELDEGTAGDNVGCLLRGIGKDDVKRGQVLAKPGSVTPHKKFKAQVYVLKKEEGGRHTPFTKGYRPQFYIRTADVTGTLEEFDGGAEMVMPGDNITMTIELIFPVALEAGMRFAIREGGRTVGAGAVTEIIE, from the coding sequence ATGGCAAAAGAAAAGTTTATTAGAGACAAAGTCCATATGAATATAGGAACAATTGGACATATTGACCATGGTAAAACCACATTAACAGCAGCTATAACAAAGGCAATGTCACTCAAAGGTGGAGCTGATTTCACTCCGTTTGACATGATCGATAAGGCTCCAGAAGAAAGAGCAAGAGGTATCACTATAAGTGTTACTCACGTTGAATATCAGACAGCAAAGAGACATTATGCTCATATAGACTGTCCAGGCCATGCTGACTATATTAAAAATATGATAACTGGTGCGGCACAGATGGACGGAGGAATACTTGTTGTTGCAGCAACAGATGGTGTTATGCCACAGACAAGAGAACACGTTCTTCTTGCAAGACAGGTTAATGTTCCTGCGCTTGTAGTTTTCATAAACAAAGTTGATATGGTTGATGATGAAGAATTAATAGACTTAGTTGAAATGGAAGTAAGAGATTTATTATCATCTTATGAATTCCCAGGAGACGATCTTCCAGTAGTTAGAGGATCAGCACTTAAAGCATTAGAAGAAGATTCAGCTGATGGTGAATGGATGCAACATATCTATGAATTAATGGATGAAGTTGATAATTATTTCCCAGAACCAGAAAGAGCTGCAGATCAACCATTCTTGATGCCTGTTGAAGATATATTCACAATTACTGGTAGAGGAACAGTTGTTACTGGTAGAGTTGAAAGAGGAACAATTCATCCATCAGATGAAATTGAAATAGTTGGAAATTCAGCAGAAACTCATAAAACAGTATGTACAGGTGTTGAAATGTTCAGAAAAGAATTAGACGAAGGTACAGCTGGAGATAATGTTGGATGTCTTTTAAGAGGTATAGGAAAAGACGATGTTAAAAGAGGACAAGTATTGGCAAAACCAGGTTCAGTTACTCCACACAAAAAATTTAAAGCACAGGTTTATGTATTGAAGAAAGAAGAAGGCGGAAGACATACACCATTCACAAAAGGATACAGACCACAGTTCTATATCAGAACCGCTGATGTTACAGGAACATTAGAAGAATTTGATGGCGGAGCAGAAATGGTAATGCCTGGTGACAACATCACAATGACAATAGAATTAATCTTCCCAGTAGCTCTTGAAGCAGGTATGAGATTTGCTATAAGAGAAGGCGGAAGAACAGTTGGTGCTGGTGCTGTTACAGAAATAATAGAGTAA
- the rpsJ gene encoding 30S ribosomal protein S10, which produces MGKKFIKIRLKAYDHRLLDESAKKIIEAVKEADAKVSGPIPLPVERSVYSVIRSPHKYSYSMEQFEKKVHKRVIYIYDASPETVTNLLKVNIPAGVAVDIKA; this is translated from the coding sequence ATGGGTAAAAAATTCATAAAAATAAGGTTAAAGGCTTATGATCACAGATTATTGGATGAATCAGCTAAGAAGATTATAGAAGCTGTAAAAGAAGCTGATGCAAAAGTATCTGGACCTATACCTTTACCCGTTGAAAGAAGTGTTTATTCAGTGATCAGATCACCACATAAATATTCTTATTCAATGGAACAATTTGAAAAGAAAGTACATAAAAGAGTTATTTATATCTATGATGCATCACCTGAAACAGTAACCAATTTATTAAAGGTTAACATACCAGCAGGAGTTGCAGTAGATATAAAAGCTTAA
- the rplC gene encoding 50S ribosomal protein L3, with product MKGLLGKKVGMTRVYKDGKAIPVTVIKAGPCYVVQKKTVEVDGYNAIQIGFEEIPERKNTKPLNGHFKKAGVKDMRFLKEFRMENVDEYEIGQELNVSIFEEGQKIDLIGTSKGKGYSGHMKRWNFSGGEVSHGSKFHRALGSTGNASYPAKVFKGKKMAGQYGNKKNTVLNSEVVHIDPENNLIAVKGGVPGSKGGFVIVRNTIKVKK from the coding sequence ATGAAAGGTTTATTAGGAAAAAAAGTAGGTATGACAAGAGTTTACAAAGATGGAAAGGCCATCCCGGTAACTGTTATAAAAGCTGGACCTTGCTATGTAGTTCAGAAAAAAACAGTTGAAGTAGATGGTTATAATGCAATACAGATAGGTTTTGAAGAAATTCCTGAGAGAAAAAACACGAAACCATTGAATGGTCATTTCAAAAAGGCCGGAGTAAAAGATATGAGATTCTTAAAAGAATTCAGAATGGAAAATGTAGATGAATATGAAATCGGACAAGAATTAAATGTTTCTATATTTGAAGAAGGTCAAAAAATTGATTTAATAGGAACATCAAAAGGTAAAGGTTACTCTGGACATATGAAAAGATGGAATTTCTCTGGTGGAGAAGTATCTCACGGTTCAAAATTTCATAGAGCATTAGGTTCAACTGGTAATGCATCTTATCCAGCTAAAGTGTTTAAAGGCAAAAAAATGGCAGGACAGTATGGAAATAAGAAGAATACAGTATTGAATTCAGAAGTTGTGCACATAGACCCAGAAAATAATCTAATAGCAGTCAAAGGTGGAGTCCCAGGATCGAAGGGCGGATTCGTTATTGTAAGGAATACAATAAAAGTTAAGAAATAA
- the rplD gene encoding 50S ribosomal protein L4, whose translation MAQVEILDIKGQKVGELELKDSIFAIEPNHDVMYRYLDMQLTNKRSGNASTKTRAEVRGGGRKPWAQKHTGRARTGSIRSPLFRKGGVIFGPRPRDFKKSLNKKMKRLALRSALSVRVSEGNLIILDDVKFEAPRTKEMKVVLKNLNLETNKVLFVLPFKNENNENVKLAGRNIPKVKVIIADNPNQGKVNIDGLNIFDLINNEKVVMTKDMIAKIEEVL comes from the coding sequence ATGGCACAGGTAGAAATACTTGATATCAAAGGCCAAAAAGTTGGCGAATTAGAATTAAAAGATAGTATTTTCGCTATAGAACCAAATCACGATGTTATGTATAGATACCTCGATATGCAGCTCACAAATAAAAGATCAGGAAACGCATCTACAAAAACAAGAGCTGAAGTTAGAGGTGGAGGAAGAAAGCCTTGGGCACAAAAACATACAGGTAGAGCAAGAACAGGTTCTATTAGATCACCATTGTTCAGAAAAGGTGGAGTTATTTTTGGACCAAGACCAAGAGATTTCAAAAAATCTTTAAACAAAAAAATGAAAAGATTAGCTTTGAGATCAGCTTTAAGTGTGAGAGTTTCAGAAGGAAATTTAATCATATTAGATGATGTAAAATTTGAAGCTCCAAGAACAAAAGAAATGAAAGTTGTATTGAAGAATTTAAACTTAGAAACAAATAAAGTATTATTTGTTTTACCATTCAAAAATGAAAATAACGAAAATGTTAAATTAGCTGGAAGAAACATACCTAAAGTTAAAGTTATAATTGCAGATAATCCAAATCAAGGAAAAGTAAATATAGATGGTTTGAACATTTTCGATTTAATAAACAATGAAAAAGTTGTAATGACAAAAGATATGATAGCTAAAATTGAGGAGGTGCTTTGA
- a CDS encoding 50S ribosomal protein L23, with amino-acid sequence MMMEKTKAYDIIIKPVLTEKTYTMMQEGKYTFKVAPDSTKPEIKEAIEILFNVKVEKVTVMNVKAKPKRLGKSEGYRSGWKKAIVKLSEGYVIKELQGNL; translated from the coding sequence TTGATGATGGAAAAAACAAAAGCATATGACATAATAATCAAACCAGTCCTCACAGAAAAAACATATACAATGATGCAAGAAGGTAAGTATACATTTAAAGTTGCACCTGATTCAACAAAACCTGAAATAAAAGAAGCTATTGAAATATTATTCAATGTCAAAGTTGAAAAAGTAACTGTTATGAATGTTAAAGCTAAACCAAAGAGACTTGGTAAAAGTGAAGGTTACAGAAGCGGTTGGAAAAAAGCAATAGTTAAGCTATCTGAAGGTTATGTTATAAAAGAACTTCAGGGCAATTTGTAA
- the rplB gene encoding 50S ribosomal protein L2, producing MGLKKFKPTTPSRRFMVITDFSEVTTNKPEKSLIAPLKRGTGRNSYGRITMRHRGGGHKRKYRIIDFKRNKFDIPAKVVSIEYDPNRTARIALLVYADGEKRYILAPKGIKVGDQIMNGANAEIKAGNAMPLENIPLGTLVHNIEFEPGRGGKIAKSAGTYAQLMAKEGKYALLKMPSGELRRVRITCIATIGMVGNEEHSNEVDGKAGRKRWKGWRPKVRGMVMNPVDHPMGGGEGASKGHLPQSPWGTPAKGYKTRRGARKSDKFIVRRRKGK from the coding sequence ATGGGTCTTAAAAAATTTAAACCAACTACACCATCAAGAAGATTTATGGTAATAACTGATTTCTCTGAAGTAACAACAAATAAACCAGAAAAATCTTTAATAGCACCTTTAAAAAGAGGCACAGGTAGAAACAGTTATGGAAGAATAACCATGAGACATCGTGGTGGTGGACATAAAAGAAAGTATAGAATCATAGATTTTAAAAGAAATAAATTTGATATACCTGCAAAGGTAGTTTCGATAGAATATGATCCAAATAGAACAGCAAGAATAGCTTTATTAGTATATGCTGATGGTGAAAAAAGATATATATTAGCTCCAAAAGGAATAAAAGTTGGAGATCAAATAATGAATGGTGCAAATGCAGAAATAAAAGCAGGAAATGCTATGCCATTAGAAAATATACCATTAGGTACATTAGTTCATAATATCGAATTTGAACCAGGAAGAGGCGGAAAAATAGCAAAATCAGCTGGAACTTATGCTCAGTTGATGGCTAAAGAGGGAAAATATGCTTTATTAAAGATGCCTTCTGGAGAATTGAGAAGAGTTAGAATTACATGTATAGCTACTATAGGAATGGTTGGAAATGAAGAACATTCTAATGAAGTAGATGGTAAAGCTGGTAGAAAGAGATGGAAAGGTTGGAGACCAAAAGTAAGAGGTATGGTTATGAACCCTGTAGATCATCCAATGGGTGGTGGAGAAGGAGCAAGTAAAGGCCATTTACCACAATCACCATGGGGTACACCAGCAAAAGGTTATAAAACAAGAAGAGGCGCAAGAAAAAGTGATAAATTCATTGTAAGAAGAAGAAAAGGAAAGTAA
- the rpsS gene encoding 30S ribosomal protein S19 produces MSRSLKKGPYVHESLIKKIRIMNEKGEKKVIKTWSRASMIIPEMVGHTIAVHNGMKHIPVYISEQMIGHRLGEFAATRRFGGHVDKKAAKGKMK; encoded by the coding sequence GTGAGTAGATCATTAAAAAAAGGACCATATGTACATGAAAGCCTTATAAAAAAGATAAGAATAATGAATGAAAAAGGCGAAAAAAAAGTAATAAAAACATGGTCAAGAGCATCAATGATAATACCAGAAATGGTAGGACATACAATAGCTGTTCATAATGGTATGAAACATATACCAGTATATATATCAGAACAGATGATAGGACATAGATTAGGAGAGTTCGCTGCAACAAGAAGATTTGGTGGACATGTTGATAAGAAAGCTGCAAAAGGAAAGATGAAATAA
- the rplV gene encoding 50S ribosomal protein L22 → MASNYSRVKDGKRLKRSVYHKLRKEEEASKPRVEARATAKYLRMSPSKGRSVANGIRGKSVSEALQILMFSPKKAARLTYKVLMSAVANAENNFGLKAENLYVSEVMINEGPRMKRLWARARGRADILQKRMCHITVAVKDRTAE, encoded by the coding sequence ATGGCTTCTAATTATTCAAGAGTTAAAGACGGTAAGAGATTAAAAAGATCCGTTTATCATAAATTAAGAAAAGAAGAAGAAGCTTCTAAACCAAGAGTTGAAGCAAGAGCTACCGCTAAATACTTAAGAATGTCACCAAGTAAAGGAAGATCAGTGGCAAATGGTATTAGAGGAAAAAGTGTATCAGAAGCATTGCAAATACTTATGTTCAGCCCTAAAAAAGCTGCAAGATTGACATATAAAGTATTGATGTCAGCTGTAGCTAATGCTGAAAATAATTTTGGTTTAAAAGCAGAAAATTTATATGTATCAGAAGTAATGATTAATGAAGGTCCAAGAATGAAAAGACTATGGGCAAGAGCAAGAGGAAGAGCTGACATATTGCAAAAAAGAATGTGTCATATAACAGTTGCTGTAAAGGATAGAACAGCTGAATAA
- the rpsC gene encoding 30S ribosomal protein S3, whose protein sequence is MGSKVHPYGFRVGVSKPWKSVWFNEKNYEEYLHEDKLIRDHIAKVYERAGVADVIIERPSDSLVKVDIHASRVGMIIGKKGSEIKALRDILKNMINNRAVKVYVHEVKSPYTNAQLVGEDISGQLQRRVSHKVALKRTIGNAMRRGAKGIKVMVSGRLGGADIARTEWYMEGRLPLQTLRSDIDYASVKSETKYGTIGIKVWIYKGDVQL, encoded by the coding sequence GTGGGTTCAAAAGTACATCCATATGGTTTTAGAGTTGGAGTTTCAAAACCTTGGAAGTCTGTATGGTTTAATGAAAAAAATTACGAAGAATACCTTCATGAAGATAAATTAATTAGAGATCATATTGCTAAAGTATATGAAAGAGCTGGAGTTGCTGATGTTATAATAGAAAGACCAAGCGATTCTTTAGTAAAAGTAGATATACATGCTTCAAGAGTTGGTATGATAATAGGAAAAAAAGGTTCAGAAATAAAAGCTTTAAGAGATATATTAAAAAATATGATAAATAATAGAGCAGTTAAAGTTTATGTTCATGAAGTAAAATCTCCTTATACAAATGCACAATTAGTTGGAGAAGATATTTCAGGACAATTACAAAGAAGAGTTTCACATAAAGTTGCTTTAAAAAGAACAATTGGAAATGCAATGAGAAGAGGCGCAAAAGGAATAAAGGTAATGGTATCAGGAAGACTTGGCGGAGCTGACATTGCAAGAACAGAATGGTACATGGAAGGTAGATTACCTTTACAAACATTGAGATCCGATATAGATTATGCATCAGTAAAATCAGAAACAAAGTACGGAACTATCGGAATCAAAGTATGGATTTACAAAGGTGACGTACAGCTTTGA
- the rplP gene encoding 50S ribosomal protein L16 translates to MLMPKRVKYRKVQRGGRLKGMTKGGATVHFGDWGLKALEGSWITAQQIEACRLAMVRTLKRSGKIWIKVFPDKSITSKGIGTRQGKGKGDVEGWVAVVKPGKVLFEIGGVDEALAKKALHYAATKLPVRTKIVPRYQIGGEK, encoded by the coding sequence ATGTTAATGCCTAAAAGAGTTAAATATAGAAAAGTTCAAAGAGGCGGTAGATTAAAAGGTATGACCAAAGGTGGAGCAACTGTTCACTTTGGAGATTGGGGTTTAAAAGCCCTCGAAGGTTCATGGATAACAGCTCAACAAATTGAAGCATGTAGACTTGCTATGGTTAGAACATTAAAAAGAAGTGGTAAGATCTGGATAAAGGTTTTCCCTGATAAATCAATAACTTCAAAAGGTATTGGTACAAGACAGGGTAAAGGTAAAGGTGACGTAGAAGGTTGGGTAGCAGTGGTAAAACCAGGGAAGGTACTTTTTGAAATAGGTGGTGTTGATGAAGCCCTAGCTAAAAAAGCCTTACACTATGCTGCTACAAAGCTCCCAGTGAGAACCAAGATAGTTCCTAGATATCAAATAGGGGGTGAAAAATAA
- the rpmC gene encoding 50S ribosomal protein L29 → MKASEFKNLTDQELTLKFEETKKKLFELRFQLEMGQLKNTATIKQVKKDIARIKTILRERELGIRR, encoded by the coding sequence ATGAAGGCATCAGAATTTAAAAACCTTACAGATCAGGAATTAACTCTAAAATTTGAAGAAACAAAAAAGAAATTATTTGAGCTCAGATTTCAGTTAGAAATGGGTCAGTTAAAAAATACAGCTACTATAAAACAGGTAAAAAAAGATATAGCTAGAATAAAGACCATACTTAGAGAAAGGGAACTGGGCATAAGGAGGTAA